CATGCCCGCCTCCTACGTCACCAACCTCGCGCCCTTCTACCGCAAGGACCTCTTCGACGCGAAGGGTTGGCAACTCCCCGAGAGCGCGGACGAGTTCCTCGCCCTCGCCAAGGAGATCACCAGCGCCAGGACGAAGGTGTGGGCCTGCGGCGACATGACCTGGACCGCGTACAACATGTTCGGCGTCCTGTCCGGCAGCGACAAGGCGCTCGGCTGGAACCTCGTCGACGGCAAACTGATCAACCGCATCGAGACCCCCGAGTACCTCGAAGCGCTGGCATGGACCCGCAAGCTCTTCGACGCCGGAGTCGTCCACCCCGACGAGAAGACCCAGAACCAGGGCGACACCGGCAACCGCTTCACCGCCGGCCAGTGCCTGATCTACAACAACGACCTCTCCCACTGGTACGCCAAGACCTCCGAACAGGCCTCGCTGAACCCGTCGTTCGCGATGGCGGCCATGGACATCCCCGGCCACGCCGGCGGACTCCCGAAGCTGTGGGCCACCAACCCCGCCAACATCTGGGCCTTCATCCGGAAGGGCAGCTCCAAGGCGGTGATCGAGGACGCCCTCGCCGTCGCCGACTTCACCGCCGCCCCCTACGGCACCAAGGAACGGATGCTCACCGACTACGGCGTCGAAGGGGTCCACCACACGGTCGAGAACGGCCTCCCGGTCAAGACCGACAAGGGGAACCAGGAGGTCAGCAGCTCCTGGATGTTCGTCGCCAGCCCCGCCCCGTACATCGCCCACCCCGACACACCCGAGGTCACCCGGGCCATGATCGAGTGGCAGCAGCGCATGGGCGCGGTCACCTCCAAGTCCTCCTTCTACGGCATGACCGTCACCGAGCCGTCCCGGTGGACCGGCCTCATGAACGACTTCGAGCAGCTGGAGAAGGACGTCGTCCGCGGCCGCAGGAAGGTCTCCGACATGCAGCAGGCCGTCTCCGAGTGGCGGACCAGGGGCGGCGACCAGCTCCGCGACTGGTACAGGAAGCTCCTCGACACCAACGGATCCGCGGCGAGCCGACCGTGAGCACGCTCGACACCAGGACGGCGGAGCCGGCCGCGCCGGCCGTCACCGGCCGGACCCCACGGGGCCGCCGCCGGGACCCGCGGCGGAGCCGTACGGCCGGGCACATCCCGCTCGGCCGCCGGCTCCGCCGCGACCGGACCCTGCTCCTGATGACCGTCCCGGCGCTCGTCCTCGTCGTCGTCTTCCACTACATCCCGATCCTGGGGAACCTGGTCGCCTTCCAGGACTACGACCCGTACGTCTCGACCAACGGCGTCACCGCCATGCTGGAGAGCCCGTGGGTCGGCCTCGACCAGTTCGAACGCGTCTTCTCCGACCCGGGATTCTGGCACGCCGTCGAGAACACCCTCGTCCTCTTCCTCCTCCAGCTGGTGCTGTTCTTCCCGGTGCCCATCGCGCTCGCCCTGCTCGTCAACAGCGTCCTGCGACCCCGGGTGAGGGCGCTCGTCCAGGCGATCCTCTATCTGCCGCACTTCTTCTCCTGGGTCCTCGTCATCACCGTCTTCCAGCAGATCCTCGGCGGCGCCGGCATCATCGCGCAGACCCTCCGGCAGCACGGCCACGAGGGCTTCGACCTCATGACCGACCCGGCGATCTTCGCGTTCCTCGTCACCGCCGAGGGCATCTGGAAGGACGCCGGCTGGGGCGTCATCGTCTTCCTCGCCGCGCTCGCCGCCGTCAACCAGGACCTGTACGAGGCCGCCGCGATGGACGGGGCCGGGCGAGGGCGCCGCATGTGGCACGTCACCCTGCCCGCGCTCCGCCCGGTCATCGCGCTGCTGCTCGTCCTCCGCGTCGGCGACGCGCTGACCGTCGGATTCGAACAGCTGCTGCTCCAGCGCGACGCCGTCGGCCCGGGCGCGGCCGAGGTCCTCGACACCTTCGTGTGGTGGACCGGTCTGCGCAGCCAGGACTTCAGTTACGCGGCGGCCGCCGGACTGGTCAAGGGAGTCGTCGGCCTCGTGCTGGTCCTCTCGGCCAACAAGACCGCCCACCTCATGGGCGAGCAGGGGGTGTACCGCAAGTGACCCGGAACGTGGAAGCGCCCCGGAGACCGCAGCCGTCCCGGCGTCGCACCCCGACCCGATGGGCGGCGCCCGCCAGGCCCGTCTGGGAGGAGCCGCCCGGCCGGGCCGGCCTCGCCGCCAAGGGCGCGGTCCTGGTCCTCGCCTGCCTCGCGGTCCTCGTCCCGCTGTGGATCGTCGTGGTCACCAGCCTCTCCTCCAAGAAGACGATCACGGAGACCGGCGGCCTGGTCGTCGTCCCCCGGGACATCACCTTCATCGCCTACCAGGAGCTCCTCAGCGGCGGCCAGGTCACCCGCGCGGCCGTCGTCAGCGTCCTGGTGACGCTGACCGGCACGGTCTTCTCGATGGCCGTGTCGATCCTCTGCGCCTACGGACTCTCCCGGCCCGGCTCGCTCGGCCACCGCTTCATCCTGCTCACCCTCCTGGCCACCATGTTCTTCGGCGCCGGGCTGATCCCCACGTACCTCCTCGTGCAGACCCTCGGCCTCACCGACACCTATCTCGCGCTGATCCTCCCCAGCGCCGTCAGCGTCTTCAACATCCTCGTGCTGCGGGGCTTCTTCATGGGCGTCTCACCCGAACTCGTCGACAGCGCCCGGATCGACGGAGCCGGGGACCTGCGCATCCTCTGGCAGATCGTGATGCCGCTGTCGAGGGCCGTCATCGCCGTCATCACCCTCTTCTACGCGGTCGGCTACTGGAGCGCCTGGTTCAACGCCTCCATCTACCTCAGCGACCAGAACATGATGCCGCTGCAGAACGTCCTCATCCAGCTCGCGCAGAAGCAGGAGATCCCCGTCGGCCTCGGCCAGGCGGTCAAGGCGGGCAACCTCTCCGGTCTCGCCGTGCAGATGGCGGTCATGGTCCTGGCCCTGCTGCCCGTCGCCGTCCTCTCGCCCTTCGTCCAGAAGCACTTCAGGAAGGGCATGCTCACCGGCGCCGTCAAGGGCTGACCACGCACCCGCCCCCCCCACAACCCCCTCTCTCTTACGGAGCGTTGGATGCCGAGCCTCGACGACGTGACCCGGCCGCCCGGACGGCCGCCCCGCCTCCTCTACGGCGGCGACTGGAACCCCGAGCAGTGGCCCGAGGAGACCTGGACCGAGGACGTCCGGCTCATGCGCCGCGCCGGGGTCACCTCCGTCACCCTCGGGGTCTTCTCCTGGTCGCGCATCGAACCCACGCCGGGAGCAAGGGAGTTCGGATGGCTCGACCGCATCATGGACCTGACGCACGCCCACGGCATCGGCGTCGTCCTGGCCACGCCCACCTCCTCGCCACCGCCCTGGATGGGACGGCTCCACCCCGAGACGCTGCCCCGCGACGCGGACGGCCGGACCGAAGGATGGGGATCGCGCCAGCACTTCTCCCACAGCAGCGAGGTCTACCGGCGGTACGCGGCCGCGGTCACCGAGAGCCTCGCCGCCCGCTACGCCCGCCACCCGGCGCTCACGATGTGGCACATCAACAACGAGTACTGCACCTACGACTGGGGCGACGAGGCGGCCCGCACCTTCCGCCACTGGCTCCAGGGCCGGTACGGCACCCTCGACGCGCTCAACACCGCCTGGGGCACCGACTTCTGGGGCCAGCGGTACGGCGACTGGGCCGAGGTCCTGCCACCCCGGCGCGCGCACTACCTCAAGAACCCGGCGCACGTCCTCGACTTCCGGCGCTACACCTCCGACCAGCTCCTCGCCTGCTACCGCGCCGAACGCGACATCGTCCGCCGCCACACCCCGCACCTCCCCGTGACCACCAACTTCATGCCGTTCTGGTCGGGCCAGGACGGCTGGGCGTGGGCGGCGGAGGAGGACCTCGTCTCGGTCGACGTCTACCCCGATCCGCGCGACCCCGGCTCCGGCGCGTACAACGCGATGATCGGCGACCTGACCCGCTCCCAGGCGGGCGGCGGACCGTGGATGGTCATGGAGCAGGCCGCGGGCGCCGTCAACTGGCGGGGCGTCAACCACCCCAAGCCGGACGGACTCAACCGCCTCTGGGCCCTGCAGACCGTCGCCCACGGGGCGGACGCCGTCTGCTACTTCCAGTGGCGCCAGTCCCGCCAGGGAGCGGAGAAGTTCCACTCCGGAATGCTCGGCCACGCGGGCGAGCGTGGACGTGTCTTCCAGGAGACCGTCCGCATCGGGGAGGACCTCGCCCGGCTCGGCCCCCGGGTCGCGGGCAGCCGGGTCACCACCGGCATCGCCGTCCTCCACGACTGGAACTCCTGGTGGGCCGGCGGCCAGGACGGGGCGCTCTCCCGGCGCGTCGACCACGCCGAGATCGTCCGCGCCTGGCACCGGGCCCTCTGGGACGCCCACCTCCCCGCCTCCTTCGCCCACCCCCATCACGACCTCGGCGGCCACCGGCTCGTCCTCGTCCCGCACCTCTACCTCCTCGACGACACCGCGATCGACAACCTCGTCGCGTACGTGCGCGGCGGCGGCACCCTCGTCTGCGGCTTCCTCACGGGCATCGCCGACCAGGACGACCGGGTCAGGACCGGCGGCATGGACGCCCGTCTCAGGGAACTCCTCGGCATCGACGTGCTCCAGGAGTGGTGGCCGCTCGACGAGGGCGAACACGTCGACTGCGGCGCCTTCCGGGGCACTCTCTGGTCCGAGGAACTCATCGCCGCCCCCGGCGCCGAGACGGTAGCGGCCTACCGGGGCGGGGAGCTCGACGGTCTGCCCGCCGTGCTCCGCAACGGGCGCGCCCGCTACCTCTCCACCCTCCCCGAACCGGCCGGCCTGAGCGGTCTCCTGGCCGCCGCGGCCGAGGAGGCCGGGGTGCGCCCCGTCGTCGGCGGCCTCCCCGAGGACGTCGAGGCCGTCCGGCGCGGCGACCTCCTCTTCCTCCTCCACCACGGCCGCGACCCGGTCACGGTGACGCTGCCCGGCCGCCACCGCGACCTGCTCACCGGGACGGAGACCGAGGGGGAGCTGACACTGGAGCGGTACGGGGTGGCGGTCCTGGAGGTGTCCGGAGCGCCGGTTCCGCGGCCGGGGGAGCGTCCGTGATCCACGGCACCTGGGAGCCCGCGCCCGCCGCCCGCTGGGAGGACGCCTTTCTCGCCGGGAACGGCAGGCACGGCGCTCTGGTCCTCGGCGACCCGGAGGACGACCGGGTGATCGTCACCCACCACACCCTCGTACGGCCGAACAACCCGCCCGCCCACATGATGCCGCCCCGGCTCGCCGCAGCTCTCCCCGCCCTCCAGGACGCCCTGCTCGCCGGGGACGCGACAGCCGCCGAGCGGTTCACCGACGGGCGCCCGCTGCGCTGGGTCCAGCCCTTCCATCCCGGCTTCCTGACCCGGGTGCGGGCGAGGGCGGGAGCCGCCCCCGCCCTCCCCGTCCACCGGGCCGTGGACTTCACCACCGGGGTGGTCACAGGGACGTGCGGCGAGCGCCGCAGCGAGGTCTTCGTGTCACGTGCCGACGACGTCATCGTCCAGTACGTGACCGCGCCCGGACCCGCGGTGGACATCGACCTCGACCAACGGTTGCCCGGCGTCCCCGCCGAACTCGGCGTGGGCCGTGGCGTCGCCACCGCACGCCGCGAGACCGTCCTCACCCTGCGCGCCCGCTACCCGGACAGCCCGCTCGGCTACACCGGCATCACCCTCCTTCTCACCGACACCGGACGTACCACCGTCACCGCCGGCGGCGTCCGCGTCGAGGGAGCGGGGCGGCTGCTCCTCCTCACCCGGGTGCGCCGCCACGCGGAGGACTTCGACCCGGCCCGGGAGACGGCGGGACTGCGGTCCCTGACCGGCGGCGACGACCCCGCCGTCCTCCACGCCCGGCTGCTCTCCCGCCACACCGCCCTGCACGGCGCCGCCTACCGCCGTGTCTCCCTGGACCTCGGCGCGGACGCCACCGAGCGCGCACTCCCCGGCTCCGCCCTCCTCCGCCGCACCGACAGCCCCGCCCTCCTGGAACGCCTCTTCGCGGCAGGCCGCTACCACCTGCTCTCCTCGTCCGGCGCGCTCCCGCCCCGGCTCACCGGGCTCTGGACCGGGGACTGGAACACGGCCTGGTCGGGAGCCTTCACCACCAACGCCAACCTCAACCTCCAGACCGCCTCCGCCGCCGCGGCCGACCTGCCCGAGGTGACCAGGGCCCAGGCCGACCTCGTCCACGGCCAGGTCCCCGACTGGCGGGACAACGCCCGCGAGATCTTCGGCGCCCGGGGCGTCGTCGCCCCCTCCCACACCGACGGCGTCTCGGGGCACACGTACCACTTCAGCCGTGAGTACCCCCTCCATCTGTGGACGGCGGGCGCCGACTGGCTCCTCAAGCCGCTCCTCGACCACGAGGAGACGAGCGGAAGGACCGATCCCAGGACCTCGGCCCTCCTCGCCGAACTCGCCCTCTTCTACGAGGACTTCCTCACCCGGACCGAACCCGGCGGCCGCATCGCCGTCGTCCCCTCGTACTCCCCGGAGAACCGGCCGCGCGGCGGGAGCTGGGGCGCGGTCGACGCCACCATGGACATCGCCGCCGCCCGGCACGCCCTCCGCGCGGCGGCCGACCGCGCGCCCCTCGCCGAGGCCACACGGCTCCGCGCGCTCGCCGACCGCCTCCCGCCCTACCGGATCAACGACGAGGGGGCGCTCGCCGAGTGGGCCCGGCCCGGACTCGGCGACCGCTACGGCCACCGGCACCTCAGCCACCTCTACCCCGTCTGGCCGCTCGACGAGATCAACCCGTACGACACCCCCGAGCTCGCCGCGGCGGCCGGGCGCGCCCTCGAACTCCGGGGCAGCGAGAACGACTCGGCCCACGGACACCTCCACCGCGGCCTGGTGGCGGCCCGGTTGGGTGACGCGCCCCGCACCGAGGACGCCCTGGAGCGGGTGCTCACCGGCGACTACTTCCACGACTCCCTCATGAGCGCGCACTACCCGGGCCGCGACGTCTACAACGCCGACGCCGCCCACGCCCTGCCCGCGCTCCTCGTGGAGACCCTCGTGCAGTCGACACCCGGGCGGCTCGTGCTGCTGCCCGCACCGCCGGCCCACTGCGCGCGCGGCCGGCTCGCCGGCGTGCGGACCCGGTTCGGCGCCCGCGTCGACCTGACGTGGTCACCGGGGGCGTACCGGGCCGTCCTCCGCCCGGACCGGGACGCCGGGATCGACCTGCGGACCCCGGCCGGCGCGACCCGGCTCGTCCTGCGCGCGGGCGAGGAGCGGATCGTCAGCTCCTGACCCCGGCCGGCGGAGGAGGCGGACCGGAACTGTCCCGCACGGTCAGCGCCGGCGTGAGCAGTTCGACCCCCGCCGTGTCCGCCCCCTCCGGTCGCCCCGGGCCCGCGACGAGGCGTTCCACCGCCCGGCGGCCCAGCTCGTGCGCGGGGATCGCCACCGAGCTGAGCGGCACCGAGGCCTGAGCGGCGATCTGATCGGCGCAGACCGCGACCACCGACACGTCCTCGGGCACCGCCCGGCCGGTCCGCCGCAGCAGCGCGAGCAGCGGCTCGACCGCCGTCTCGTTCTGCACGACGAACGCGCTGACCCCGGGCCGCTCGTCGAGGATCCGGGCGAGCACCCCCGCCACGGCGTCATGACCGCCCTCGCACGGCCGGTGCAGCAACCGGACCCCGCGCCCGGCGGCCCGGTCGCGCAGGCCGCGCAGGGTGCGCTCGGCGAAGCCCGTACGGCGCGCGTAGACGCCGGGGGACTCGCCGATGACCGCGATCTCCCGGTGTCCGAGGTCCGCCAGATGGTCCACGCACAGCGCCCCGGCAGCCGCGAAGTCCAGATCCACGCAGTCCAGCCCCGTGGGGTCGGCCGGCAGTCCGACCAGGACGGCCGGCGGGCCCGCCACGCGCAGCACCGGCAGCCGCTCGTCGTCGAGCTGGACGTCCATCAGGATCACCGCCTCGGCGAGCCCGCTGCCGGTCACCCGGCGGAGTGCCGAAGGGCCTTCCTCGCCGGTGAGGAGCAGCACGTCGTAGCCGTGCGCGCGGGCGGTGGTGGCGACGGCGACCGCGATCTCCAGCATCACCGGCACGTACATGTCGGTGCGCAGCGGGACCATCAGGGCGATGATCCGCGAACGGCTGCTGGCCAGCGCGCGGGCGCCCGCGTGGGGCTGGTAGCCGAGCCGCTCGATGCTGGCCCGCACCCGCCGCCGGGTGGGATCCGAGATGGGACGCTTGCCGCTGAGGACGTAGCTCACCGTGCTGGCCGACACCCCGGCGTGCCGGGCGACCTCGGCAAGCGTGACCATCCGTTCTCCCCGCGGCCGTGACTGAGGTGAGGCGAAGCGAATCGCTTCGACGATGCCACTCGAATCAATCGCTTCGACGGCTCAGCGAGACCGTAACCCGGGTGTGTGGACGTGTCCAGAGAAGCGGGCCAAGAAGATCGAAGCGCTTCGACGGGCGGCATGTCGGTGTCGAGGCGCCGGAGTTCGCCCGGAAGCCGGGAACCCGGCGCGGACACGGAACGGGAGCCGACGCCGAACGGGTGCGGGCGCGGAACGGCCGCCGCCGGGCCGGGTTCAGGGGCGGAGGAGGACCTTGCCCGTGTCAGGAGCGCCGCCGCCCACCAGCGCGAGAGCCTCGCCGAACCGGTCGAGGGGGAACTCGTGGGTGATGAGCGGGGCCGGGTCGAGGAGCCCGAGGGAGAACGCGCGGACGGCATCGGACCAGGCCGCGGAGGAGGCGCCGAAGACGCTGCGGATCTCCAGCTGGCTGACCGACAGATGAACCGGGTCGATGCCGGCGGCCCCCGCCGGGAACATGCCGGTCAGGACGACCCGGCCGCCCCGGCGGGCGAGCAGACAGGAGGAGGCGGCGGTGGTGGGCGCGCCCGCCGTCTCCATGACGAGATCGAAACGACCCGACAGGCCGTCCGCCTCGGCCGGGGTGAGCACGCGGCTCGCACCGAAGGCCGGGCCCCGGGCCGCCCGGTCCTCCCGCGGGTCCACGACGGCCAGCTCGGCCGGGGAGGAGGCGGCGAGCCACTGGACGGCGAGCAGCCCGAGCGTCCCGGCGCCGACGACGGCGACGCGCTCACCGGGGCGCGGCCGGCCGGCCCGTACCGCGGCGGCGACGACGGCCGCCGGTTCGAGCAGCGCGGCGGCCCGGAGGTCCACCCCGTCCGGCAGCGGGTGCAGGAGCCGGGCGGGGACGAGGACGTGGTCGGCGAAGGCGCCCGGCTCGGTGAAGCCGGTCTCGGCGTACCCCGCGGTGCACAGGCTGGTCTCCCCGTTCCGGCAGCGCTCGCAACGGCCGCAGGCCCGGAAGCCCTCGGCCACGCACGGCCGGCCCGGCAGCAGGGGATCGACCCCCGGCCCGACGGCCTCCACGGTCCCCGCCCACTCGTGACCGGGGACGATCGGGTAGCGGACGTACCCCGGGGCGCGGTGGCCCTCGTACAGCTCGCGGTCGCTCATGCAGATCCCGGCGGCGGCGACCCGCACCCGGACCTCGCCGGGACCGGGGGTGGGGACGTCCCGCTCGACCAGCCGGTGCGCGCCGGGCCGATCGACGAGGACGGCGCGGCTCAGGGCGGCGGAACCGGTGCTCACTCGGGCTGCCTCTTCTCCCAGCCCTCGGCCCACAGGTCGAAGCGGGCGCGCTGCTGCGGGAACTCGGCGGCGGCGTCCGCGTCGAACTCCACCCCGAGCCCCGGCTCGTGGGAGACGGTGAAGCAGCCGGTCTCCGGGTCGACCTCGGGCGCGCCGCGCACGACCTTCTTGATCTCGGCGTCCGCGAAGTCGTTGAAGTGTTCCAGGACCTTGAAGTTGGGTGTGCAGGCGGCGAGTTGGAGGGAGGCCGCGGTGAGGACCGAGCCGCCCACGTTGTGCGGGGCGACGAGGACGTAGTGGGTCTCGGCGGTGGCGGCGAGCTTCCTGGCCTCCAGGATGCCGCCGATGTGACCGACGTCGGGCTGCACGATGTCGGCGGCCTGGGACTCGAAGAGCTCCCGGAACTCGATCCGGTCGTGGATCCGTTCACCGGTCGCGATCGGCAGGTCCACCTTCTCCGCGACTTTCGACAGGGCCTTGAGGTTCTCCGGCGGCACCGGTTCCTCCAGCCACGCGGGCCGGAACGGGGCGAGTTCGCGCGCGAGCCGGACAGCGGTGGACGGGGAGAAGCGGCCGTGCATCTCCACCATCAGCTCGGTGTCCGGGCCGATGGCGTCCCGTACCGCCTCGATCAGCGCGACGGCCTCCCGTGACCGCTCGGCGTCCAGCTCGTAGTGACCGGTCCCGAACGGGTCGATCTTCAGGGCCCGGTAGCCGCGTGCCACGACATCGCGCGCCGCCCCGTGGTACGCCTCCGGGGTGCGCTCGGTGGTGTACCAGCCGTTCGCGTAGGCCTTCACCCGGTCCGTGACCTGCCCGCCGAGCAGCTGCCAGACGGGTACGCCGAGGGCTTTGCCCTTGATGTCCCAGCAGGCCATCTCGACGACCGCGATGCCGGACATGACGATCTCGCCGGCCCGCCCGAAGTCCCCGTACTTCATGCGCCGTACGAGATCCTCGACCGCGAACGGGTCGGATCCGGCGATGTGGTGGTGCTCGGCCTCGCGGAGGTAGCCGACGAGCGCGTCGGTGTGCCCGAGCATCCGGGTCTCGCCGACGCCGGTCAGTCCCTCGTCGGTGTGGACGAGCACATAGGTGAGGTTGCGCCAGGGCGTGCCGACGACGTGTGTGGTGATTCCCGTGATGCGCACGGTGGTTGCTCCCCAGGAGTGCGGACGTGGACGTGGGCGTGGACGTGGTGCGGGAGGGTGTCCGGAGAACCTGCTCGTTCGAGATGTCGAATGCCGTTCGGTGGATCGGCGTGACGGTAGGCAGCGGCCCGCCGGAGTGTCAATGGGAGGGTGTCCGGCCGCCCCGCCCCGGCGGAATCCCCGACGGAGCGGGGCGCGACCGCCCGTTGCCCGTCGTGGGGCGCGCCGCTAGTCTCTGTTCGCGATTTCGGTCGTAGTACGGGATACCGAACGGGCAGAGGCGAGGTGGGGGACCCATGGGACGACTCGTTCCGGCGGTGACCAGGGCATTCGACGTGCTGGAGCTCTTCCTGGAGGGCGACGGCATCCTGTCCGCCCCCGAGATCACCCGCAGGCTCCAGCTGCCGCGCACCACCACGCACGAGCTGGTCACCACCCTGACCGCCCGCAACTACCTCGTGCCGGTGCCGGGACAGCCCGGCCGCTACCGGCTCGGCGTCCGCACGTACCAGCTCGGCAGCCGGTACGCCGAGCAGCTCGACCTCGCGGCCGAAGGCCACCAGGTCGCGCGCGAGGTCGCCGACACCTGTGGCGAGACGGTGCACGTGGCCGTCCTGGAGGACATGGACGTCATCTACATCGCGAAGGTCGACTCGACCCACGCGGTACGGATGGTCTCCGCGGCCGGACGCCGACTGCCCGCCCACTGCACGGCCGTCGGCAAGATGCTGCTCGCCACCCTCCCGGAGGCCGAACTGGAGGAGCGCCTCGACGGGTACGACCTGGCGGGCATGACCCCCCGCAGCATCACCGACCCGGACGCGCTGCGCGCCGCCCTCGCCGAGATCCGGATCCTCGGTGTCGCGGGCGAACAGCAGGAGTCCAACCCCGACGTGAGCTGCGTGGCCGCGCCGGTGAGGGACCGCTCCGGCCGGGTCGTCGCGGCGCTGTCCGTCTCCGTACCCGTGCACCGCTGGAGCGAGGACCGGGAGAACGAACTCACGGCGCTGGCCGTGCAGGGCGCGGGCCGGCTGGCGGAGCGCCTGGGGTACCGGACGGCGCGCTGACGCGAAGCCGTAGTTTCTGCGTGTCGCACCACCGGCACGCCACCGAGGAGGCCAGATGCAGCACCTCAGGGCCCAGCCCTGCTCCCCTCTGCCCGGACGCCTGACGGAAGGGCCCGTCTGGGACACCCGGCGCCAGGAACTGCTCTGGGTGGACATACCCGACGGCCTCGTCCACCGGGCCGCCCTCACGCACGGGGACGCGAAGCCGGACCTGGCCGTTTTCTCGGCGCTCCGCCTCGACCGCCCCGTCGGCGCCGTCCAGCCCTGCGCCTCGGGAGCCCTGCTCGCGGCGGCGGGCACCTCCGTCCTCCGGCTGCGCGAGGACCGCCCGGTCACGGAGGCCGTCGAACTGGCCGCGCCGGTCCTGCCCGAGGACGGCGTGCCCCGCCGTATGAACGACGCCGCCGTCGACCCCGCGGGCCGGCTCCTCGCCGGAACGATGGCGTACGACGAAAGCCCCGGCGCGGGCGCGCTCTACCGCCTCGACGGCGACGGACTGACCACGCTCCTGGAGTCGGTCACCATCTCCAACGGCCTCGGCTGGAGCCCCGACGGGACGCTCCTCTACTACGCGGACAGCCCGACCGGCCGCGTCGACGTCTTCGCGTACGACATCGCCACGGGCACCCTGAGCGACCGCAGGCCGTTCGCGGTCCTGGACCGCGGGGTGCCGGACGGGCTCACGGTGGACGCCGAGGGCCGAGTGTGGGTGGCGGTGTGGGGCGGCGGCGAAGTCCTCGCCTTCACACCGGAAGGCACCCCGCACGCGCGCGTGGCGGTGCCCGCCTCCCACGTGACGAGCTGCGCCTTCGCCGGACCGGACCTCGACGTCCTCGTCATCACGACGGCCACGGAGGGCCTGCCCGCGGACCGCCGCCTAGCGGAGCCGGACGCGGGGAGGCTGTTCGTCTGCCGTCCGGGCGGGAGGGGACTGCCGAGCGTTCCGTACGCCGACCACTGAGGGCCCGCCCCTCCGGGTGCGCGGTCGGGTCCCGGCGGTGGAAGACGCCGAGACCGCGGCCGTTCGTCCCCGTGCGGACGCTCCCCCGTCGTGCCAGCCGTCAGCCGGACGGGGGACGGGAGGACACCAGGATCACTTCGAGGGTCCGGGGGCCGTGGACGCCCTCGACGCGGTCGAGTTCGATGTCGCTCGTCGCGGACGGCCCCGAGATCCAGGTCAGCGGACGGGCCGGGTCCAGCCGGGGGAGCGCCTGTGGCACGGAGGCCACGACCTGCTCGGGGGCCCCGACCACGCACACATGCAGATCGGGCACCAGGGTGAGGGCGCGACGGCCCTGCCCCGGGCCGCCGTCGAGGACGATCGTGCCGGTCTCGGCGATGGCGAGGGCGCATCCGGTCACCACCGCGTCGATGCCGTCGAGCGCGTACGGGGTGAGCCGGGGCGCGTCGGGCCGCGGTTCGGCGTCGGTCGCCGCGAGCCACTCCTCGGGCAGTCCTGGCGGTACGGCGACACTGCGGGCGCCGCGCTCCGCGAGGAGCCGGGCGATGAGGTCCGGCAGCCCGTCCGGCGTGGAACGGTGGACGTGGGCGCGGTACTCCGCGAGGTTCTCGTGGAGCAGGTCGAGGAGGGCGTCGGGGTCCTCGGCGCCGTGGCTCGTGCGGTAGTCACGGCTGACGTCCGGGGCCTCGGGTGCGTCGGCGACGGCGGCGCGGATGCGCGCGAGCACGCGCGCGCGTGAGTCGGTGGTCATCGGCGGTTCTTCTTCCACCAGTCACGGAACGGTTCGGCGGGCAGTTCGGGCAGGTTCCGGTGCTCGGACCACTGGCGGGCGCCCGGCCCCGGCAGCCGTTTCGGGTGCAGCGCGCGCGTGGCGGAGGCGATCCGCTGGCCCGCCGCGAGGGCGGTCGGACGGTCGAGCACC
This sequence is a window from Streptomyces sp. NBC_00691. Protein-coding genes within it:
- a CDS encoding extracellular solute-binding protein, with the protein product MTPNAVSTGSRRTPPSRSDSGQSRRGFLASTAVAAAVVAGGAPLLTACGGGDADKGKKDGTTTGKDAAKLLPAFVASTVVAPDIAPRNGSAAGFTRAIPGAELRASVTGKRGRGGALTIMAPFWGPPPAPDNPYYRAMNEAIGVRATWQNQDGNVYDQKLGAVLASSEIPDVVVVPGWNLGGKIPSAVDAKFEDLGPYLSGDKVKAYPNLAAIPTDAWQRSLFGGRLRGLPMPASYVTNLAPFYRKDLFDAKGWQLPESADEFLALAKEITSARTKVWACGDMTWTAYNMFGVLSGSDKALGWNLVDGKLINRIETPEYLEALAWTRKLFDAGVVHPDEKTQNQGDTGNRFTAGQCLIYNNDLSHWYAKTSEQASLNPSFAMAAMDIPGHAGGLPKLWATNPANIWAFIRKGSSKAVIEDALAVADFTAAPYGTKERMLTDYGVEGVHHTVENGLPVKTDKGNQEVSSSWMFVASPAPYIAHPDTPEVTRAMIEWQQRMGAVTSKSSFYGMTVTEPSRWTGLMNDFEQLEKDVVRGRRKVSDMQQAVSEWRTRGGDQLRDWYRKLLDTNGSAASRP
- a CDS encoding ABC transporter permease, with the translated sequence MSTLDTRTAEPAAPAVTGRTPRGRRRDPRRSRTAGHIPLGRRLRRDRTLLLMTVPALVLVVVFHYIPILGNLVAFQDYDPYVSTNGVTAMLESPWVGLDQFERVFSDPGFWHAVENTLVLFLLQLVLFFPVPIALALLVNSVLRPRVRALVQAILYLPHFFSWVLVITVFQQILGGAGIIAQTLRQHGHEGFDLMTDPAIFAFLVTAEGIWKDAGWGVIVFLAALAAVNQDLYEAAAMDGAGRGRRMWHVTLPALRPVIALLLVLRVGDALTVGFEQLLLQRDAVGPGAAEVLDTFVWWTGLRSQDFSYAAAAGLVKGVVGLVLVLSANKTAHLMGEQGVYRK
- a CDS encoding carbohydrate ABC transporter permease, with amino-acid sequence MTRNVEAPRRPQPSRRRTPTRWAAPARPVWEEPPGRAGLAAKGAVLVLACLAVLVPLWIVVVTSLSSKKTITETGGLVVVPRDITFIAYQELLSGGQVTRAAVVSVLVTLTGTVFSMAVSILCAYGLSRPGSLGHRFILLTLLATMFFGAGLIPTYLLVQTLGLTDTYLALILPSAVSVFNILVLRGFFMGVSPELVDSARIDGAGDLRILWQIVMPLSRAVIAVITLFYAVGYWSAWFNASIYLSDQNMMPLQNVLIQLAQKQEIPVGLGQAVKAGNLSGLAVQMAVMVLALLPVAVLSPFVQKHFRKGMLTGAVKG
- a CDS encoding beta-galactosidase, whose amino-acid sequence is MPSLDDVTRPPGRPPRLLYGGDWNPEQWPEETWTEDVRLMRRAGVTSVTLGVFSWSRIEPTPGAREFGWLDRIMDLTHAHGIGVVLATPTSSPPPWMGRLHPETLPRDADGRTEGWGSRQHFSHSSEVYRRYAAAVTESLAARYARHPALTMWHINNEYCTYDWGDEAARTFRHWLQGRYGTLDALNTAWGTDFWGQRYGDWAEVLPPRRAHYLKNPAHVLDFRRYTSDQLLACYRAERDIVRRHTPHLPVTTNFMPFWSGQDGWAWAAEEDLVSVDVYPDPRDPGSGAYNAMIGDLTRSQAGGGPWMVMEQAAGAVNWRGVNHPKPDGLNRLWALQTVAHGADAVCYFQWRQSRQGAEKFHSGMLGHAGERGRVFQETVRIGEDLARLGPRVAGSRVTTGIAVLHDWNSWWAGGQDGALSRRVDHAEIVRAWHRALWDAHLPASFAHPHHDLGGHRLVLVPHLYLLDDTAIDNLVAYVRGGGTLVCGFLTGIADQDDRVRTGGMDARLRELLGIDVLQEWWPLDEGEHVDCGAFRGTLWSEELIAAPGAETVAAYRGGELDGLPAVLRNGRARYLSTLPEPAGLSGLLAAAAEEAGVRPVVGGLPEDVEAVRRGDLLFLLHHGRDPVTVTLPGRHRDLLTGTETEGELTLERYGVAVLEVSGAPVPRPGERP